From a single Theropithecus gelada isolate Dixy chromosome 10, Tgel_1.0, whole genome shotgun sequence genomic region:
- the SPATA2 gene encoding spermatogenesis-associated protein 2 isoform X1, translating to MGKPSSMDTKFKDDLFRKYVQFHEGKVDTTTSRQRPGGDECLRVAASTLLSLHKVDPFYRFRLIQFYEVVESSLRSLSSSSLRALHGAFSMLETVGINLFLYPWKKEFRSIKTYTGPFVYYVKSTLLEEDIRAILSCMGYAPELGTAYKLRELVETLQVKMVSFELFLAKVECEQMLEIHSQVKDKGYSELDIVSERKSSAEDVRGCSDALRRRAEGREHLTASMSRVALQKSASERAAKDYYKPRVTKPSRSVDAYDSYWESRKPPLKASLSLRKEPVAADVGDDLKDEIIRPSPSLLTMASSPHGSPDALPPASPSNGPGLLRGTYFSTQDDVDLYTDSEPRATYRRQDALRPDVWLVRNDAHPLYHKRSPPAKESALSKCQSCGLSCSSSLCQRCDSLLTCPPASKPSVFPSKASTHDSLAHGASLREKYPGQTQGLDRLPHLHSKSKPSSTPTSRCGFCNRPGATNTCTQCSKVSCDACLSAYHYDPCYKKSELHKFMPNKQLNYKSTQLSHLVYR from the exons ATGGGGAAGCCCAGTTCAATGGATACAAAATTCAAGGATGACTTATTTCGGAAGTATGTGCAGTTCCATGAGGGCAAAGTGGATACCACCACCAGCAGGCAGCGGCCTGGCGGCGATGAGTGTCTGCGGGTGGCAGCATCGACCCTGCTCAGCCTGCACAAGGTGGATCCCTTTTATCGATTCCGGCTGATCCAGTTCTATGAGGTGGTGGAGAGCTCCCTGCGCTCGCTCAGCTCCTCCAGCCTGCGGGCTCTGCACGGTGCCTTCAGCATGCTGGAGACAGTGGGTATCAACCTCTTCCTCTACCCGTGGAAGAAGGAATTCAGGAGCATCAAG ACCTACACGGGCCCTTTTGTTTATTATGTCAAGTCGACATTACTGGAAGAGGACATCCGAGCCATCCTGAGCTGCATGGGCTACGCACCTGAGCTGGGCACTGCATACAAGCTCAGAGAGCTCGTAGAGACCCTCCAGGTGAAGATGGTCTCCTTCGAGCTCTTTCTGGCCAAAGTCGAGTGTGAGCAGATGCTGGAAATCCACTCACAAGTGAAGGACAAGGGCTACTCCGAGCTGGACATCGTGAGCGAGCGCAAGAGCAGTGCGGAGGACGTGCGCGGCTGCTCAGACGCCCTGCGGCGGCGGGCAGAGGGCCGGGAGCACCTGACGGCCTCCATGTCACGAGTGGCACTCCAGAAGTCAGCCAGCGAGCGGGCGGCCAAGGACTACTACAAGCCCCGCGTGACCAAGCCCTCGAGGTCGGTGGATGCCTATGACAGCTACTGGGAGAGCCGGAAGCCACCACTGAAGGCCTCATTGAGTCTTCGGAAGGAGCCTGTGGCAGCGGATGTGGGGGATGACCTCAAGGACGAGATCATCCGCCCGTCCCCTTCGCTGCTGACCATGGCCAGCTCTCCCCATGGCAGCCCGGATGCCCTTCCACCTGCTTCCCCCAGCAACGGCCCGGGCTTGCTGCGCGGTACCTACTTCTCCACTCAGGATGACGTGGATCTGTACACAGACTCCGAACCCAGGGCCACCTACCGTCGGCAGGATGCTCTGCGGCCGGATGTGTGGCTGGTCAGAAACGATGCCCACCCCCTCTACCACAAGCGCTCGCCCCCTGCCAAAGAGTCCGCCCTCTCCAAGTGCCAAAGCTGTGGGCTGTCCTGCAGCTCCTCCCTCTGCCAGCGCTGTGACAGCCTGCTCACCTGTCCTCCAGCTTCCAAGCCCAGCGTCTTCCCCAGCAAGGCCTCCACTCATGACAGCCTGGCCCACGGGGCATCTCTGCGGGAGAAGTACCCAGGCCAGACTCAGGGCCTCGACCGCCTCCCGCACCTTCACTCCAAATCGAAGCCCTCCTCCACGCCCACTTCCCGCTGTGGCTTCTGCAACCGCCCAGGTGCCACCAACACCTGCACCCAGTGTTCAAAAGTCTCATGTGACGCCTGCCTCAGTGCTTACCATTACGACCCCTGCTACAAAAAGAGTGAGCTGCATAAGTTCATGCCCAACAAGCAGCTGAACTACAAGTCCACCCAGCTCTCCCATCTCGTGTACAGATAG
- the SPATA2 gene encoding spermatogenesis-associated protein 2 isoform X2, protein MGYAPELGTAYKLRELVETLQVKMVSFELFLAKVECEQMLEIHSQVKDKGYSELDIVSERKSSAEDVRGCSDALRRRAEGREHLTASMSRVALQKSASERAAKDYYKPRVTKPSRSVDAYDSYWESRKPPLKASLSLRKEPVAADVGDDLKDEIIRPSPSLLTMASSPHGSPDALPPASPSNGPGLLRGTYFSTQDDVDLYTDSEPRATYRRQDALRPDVWLVRNDAHPLYHKRSPPAKESALSKCQSCGLSCSSSLCQRCDSLLTCPPASKPSVFPSKASTHDSLAHGASLREKYPGQTQGLDRLPHLHSKSKPSSTPTSRCGFCNRPGATNTCTQCSKVSCDACLSAYHYDPCYKKSELHKFMPNKQLNYKSTQLSHLVYR, encoded by the coding sequence ATGGGCTACGCACCTGAGCTGGGCACTGCATACAAGCTCAGAGAGCTCGTAGAGACCCTCCAGGTGAAGATGGTCTCCTTCGAGCTCTTTCTGGCCAAAGTCGAGTGTGAGCAGATGCTGGAAATCCACTCACAAGTGAAGGACAAGGGCTACTCCGAGCTGGACATCGTGAGCGAGCGCAAGAGCAGTGCGGAGGACGTGCGCGGCTGCTCAGACGCCCTGCGGCGGCGGGCAGAGGGCCGGGAGCACCTGACGGCCTCCATGTCACGAGTGGCACTCCAGAAGTCAGCCAGCGAGCGGGCGGCCAAGGACTACTACAAGCCCCGCGTGACCAAGCCCTCGAGGTCGGTGGATGCCTATGACAGCTACTGGGAGAGCCGGAAGCCACCACTGAAGGCCTCATTGAGTCTTCGGAAGGAGCCTGTGGCAGCGGATGTGGGGGATGACCTCAAGGACGAGATCATCCGCCCGTCCCCTTCGCTGCTGACCATGGCCAGCTCTCCCCATGGCAGCCCGGATGCCCTTCCACCTGCTTCCCCCAGCAACGGCCCGGGCTTGCTGCGCGGTACCTACTTCTCCACTCAGGATGACGTGGATCTGTACACAGACTCCGAACCCAGGGCCACCTACCGTCGGCAGGATGCTCTGCGGCCGGATGTGTGGCTGGTCAGAAACGATGCCCACCCCCTCTACCACAAGCGCTCGCCCCCTGCCAAAGAGTCCGCCCTCTCCAAGTGCCAAAGCTGTGGGCTGTCCTGCAGCTCCTCCCTCTGCCAGCGCTGTGACAGCCTGCTCACCTGTCCTCCAGCTTCCAAGCCCAGCGTCTTCCCCAGCAAGGCCTCCACTCATGACAGCCTGGCCCACGGGGCATCTCTGCGGGAGAAGTACCCAGGCCAGACTCAGGGCCTCGACCGCCTCCCGCACCTTCACTCCAAATCGAAGCCCTCCTCCACGCCCACTTCCCGCTGTGGCTTCTGCAACCGCCCAGGTGCCACCAACACCTGCACCCAGTGTTCAAAAGTCTCATGTGACGCCTGCCTCAGTGCTTACCATTACGACCCCTGCTACAAAAAGAGTGAGCTGCATAAGTTCATGCCCAACAAGCAGCTGAACTACAAGTCCACCCAGCTCTCCCATCTCGTGTACAGATAG